The segment CAGGCCATAGCCGAACGGGTACAGCGGGCCGTTGGGCTCCTCGAAGTATTGCGAGGTGTAGTTGCCTGGCTTGCCCGGGGTGAACGGGCGGCCGATGCGCATGTGGTTGTAGTACATCGGGATCTGCCCCACCGAACGCGGGAAGGTGATCGCCAGGCGCCCGGACGGGTTGTAGTCGCCGAACAGCACGTCGGCGATGGCGTTGCCGCCTTCGGTGCCGCTGAACCAGGTTTCCAGCAGGGCATCGGCCTGTTCACGCTCCCAGCCGATCGACAGCGGGCGGCCGTTCATCAGCACCAGCACCAGCGGTTTGCCGGTGGCTTTCAACGCCTTGATCAGGTCGCGCTGCACCGCCGGGACTTCCAGGGTGGTGCGGCTGGAGGACTCGTGGGACATGCCGCGGGATTCACCGACTACGGCCACCACCACATCCGACTGCTGGGCGGCCTTGACCGCTTCGTCGATCAGCACGCTGGCCGGGCGCGGGTCGTTGATGATCTCGGGGGCGGCGAAGTTGAGGAAGTTCAGGTAGTCGAACATCGCCTTGTCGCCGGTGACGTTCGAGCCCTTGGCGTAGAGCACCTTGGCCTTGCCGGCCAGGGCCTGGGCCAGGCCTTCGCGCACGGTCACCGAGTGTTCCGGGCGACCGTCGGCGGCCCAGCTGCCCATCATGTCGATGGGCGCGTCGGCCAGCGGGCCGACCAGGGCGATGGTGCCGGCCTTTTTCAGCGGCAGGGTGTCGTTGCGGTTTTCCAGCAGTACCAGGCTGCGGCGCGCCACGTCACGGGCGGCGTCGCGGTGCAGGCGGTCGTTGCCGTAGTAGTCGGCAAGGTCGGTCTCGGCTTTGCCGATGCGCACGTACGGGTCTTTGAACAGGCCCATGTCGTACTTGGCACCGAGCACCTCGCGCACCGCCTGGTCCAGTTCGGCCTGGCTCACTTCGCCGGACTTCAGCAGCCCTGGCAGTTCTTCGCCGTACAGAGTGTCGTTCATGCTCATGTCGATGCCGGCCTTGATCGCCAGCTTGGCTGCTTCGCGGCCGTCACGGGCCACGCCGTGGCGGATCAGTTCCTGGATGGCACCATGGTCGCTGATGGTCACGCCCTTGAAGCCCCACTCCTTGCGCAGCAGGTCGTTCATCAGCCAGGTGTTGGAGGTGGCCGGCACGCCGTTGATCGAGTTCAGCGCCACCATCACCCCGCCGGCACCGGCGTCGAGCGCGGCGCGGTAGGGCGGCAGGTAGTCGTTGTACATTTTCACCGGGCTCATATCGACCGTGTTGTAGTCGCGCCCGCCTTCCACCGCACCGTACAGGGCGAAGTGCTTGACGATGGCCATGATGCTGTCGGGGTTGGCGGGGCTCGAGCCCTGGAACGAGCGCACCATCACCTGGCCGATCTTCGAGGTCAGGTAGGTGTCTTCGCCGAAGCCTTCGCTGGTACGGCCCCAGCGTGGGTCGCGGGCGATGTCGACCATCGGTGCGAAGGTCATGTCCAGGGCGTCGGCCGAGGCTTCGATGGCCGAGGTGCGGCCAACCTTGGCGATGGCGTCCATGTCCCAGGTGGCGGCCAGGCCCAGGCTGATGGGGAAGATGGTGCGCTCACCGTGGATGGTGTCGTAGGCGAAGAACATCGGGATCTTCAGGCGGCTGCGCATGGCGGCGTCCTGCATCGGCCGGTTCTCGGGGGCTGTGCGCGAGTTGAAGGTGCCGCCGATACGCCCGGCGGCGATTTCTTCACGGATCTTTTCGCGGGGCATCTCGGGGCCGATGCTGATCAGGCGCAACTGGCCGATTTTCTCGGCTTCGGTCATCTGTCCGAGCAAATGGTCGATGAACACCTGCTTGTCCTGCAGGGGCGGGGCGGTGGGGGCGGCAAGGGCCGCCTGGCTGGCAAGGCCCATGGCCAGGCCCAGCAAAGACAGTTTCATCGTCGATTCCGTTATAGAGGCCTTGCCGTACCCACGGTGATACGTGCGTGGCCGAAGTTGTTCAGGCGGCTGTTTGTTGTTCAGCGCCCCCGGCGTCCGTTGTGCGCGGGCGGTGCTGTTTCGAACCTGTGGCAGCCGGCGATTATGCCTTATATATGCGCCCTGATGAGATACACTCTCGCCAGCCCGATGCCGGGATAACAACGATAAGAACGCTCAAGAGACGATGGCATGACCGAATACGAACAGCGCCAGATCGCCGAGGCGATAGCCCGCGCCGAGCGGCGCACCGACGCGGAACTGGTCACGGTGCTGGCCCGCCGCGCCGACGACTACCCTTATTTGCCCCTGATATGGGCCGCGCTGCTGGCGCTGGCGATCCCGCTGCTGCTGCACCGCTGGCAGGGCGGCATCGGCCTCAACGGCCTGATGCTGGCGCAGATGCTCACTTTCGTTGCCCTGTGTCTGCTGCTGCGCCACCCGCGGATTGCCGCCTGGCTGGTGCCGGCGGTCCTGCGCCGGCGGCGCGCCTCGGGCCTGGCCCGCCAGCAGTTTCTCGAGCTCAACCTGCAGCGCACGGCCGGCGCCACTGGCGTGCTGATTTTCGTCAGTGAAGCCGAACGGCATGTGGAAATCCTGGTCGATGAGGGTATCGCCCGGCACCTGCCGCCGCGTGCCCGCGAGCAAATCGTCGCGCGCTTTACCGAGCAGGTGTGCCAGGGCCATACGCTGCAGGGCTTCGTCGAGTGTATCGAGGCCTGTGGCGAGCTGCTCAGCGAGCATGTGCCGCCCACCCATGCGCGCAACGAGCTGCCCAACCGGCTGGTGATTCTCGACTGAGCCGCACCTGTCGCGAAAGCCTTCGCGCTGGGGCGGCAGCCACGTAGAATGCGCGGCATTGCGCACCGCGCCCCCCGCATTCCGAGGCACCTGTTCCCCATGTCTTCCGCCATTTCCTCCGCCGCGCCCGATGCGCGTGACCAGTTCCTGAGCCTGCTGGCCGACGCCCTGGGCGACGCCAGCCTGGGCAAGCTGGTGCTGGCCCGGCATGTTGGCAGCGATGCCAGCCTGCAACGGATCATCGCCAAGCCGGTGCAGATCAAGGGCGAGGCCTGCCTGCAACTGGTCTACCGCCACCAGACCCGCGACATCACCCGCAACCTGCCTCTGGCCGAAGTCGAGGCGTTCGTGGCGGCGCAACTGCCGGAGCATTTTCGCAACGCGCACCTGTTCACCGCCGCAGGTGAAGTGCAACTGGCCTTCAGCAAGAAGGGCAAGCCGATGCTGCAGCGCCACCTGGCGCAACAGGCCCCGCGCGAGTTGGCCGCAGCCGGGCATGACCGCGAGAAAAAGCGCTACCTGGAACTGAGCCGGCCATTTTTGCGCGACCTGGGCGTGACCGATGCGCAAGGTGCGCTGATCCCGTCGATGTCGCGCAAGTGGAAGCAGATCAACAAGTTCATCGAGGTTTTCGACCACGCCCTGGCCGGTGCGCCGTTGGCGTCGGAGCAACTGTTGCGGGTCGCCGACTTCGGCTCGGGCAAGGGATACCTGACCTTCGCCATGCACGATTACCTGCGCAACAGCCTGGGCCGTGAGGCCCAGGTGACTGGCGTTGAGCTGCGCCCGGAAATGGTCGAGCTGTGCAACGGCGCCGCTGCGCGCCTGGAACACCCGGGCCTGGTATTCGAGTGCGGCGACGTGCGCAGTGTGGTGCCCGAGGCCATCGAAGTGATGATCGCCCTGCATGCCTGCGACGTGGCCACCGACTACGCCATCCACACCGGCATCCGCTGCAACGCGGCGATCATCATGTGCTCGCCGTGCTGCCACAAGCAGATCCGCCCGCAACTGCACAGCCCTGGGCTGCTGCAACCGATGCTGCAGTACGGGTTGCACCTGGGCCAGCAGGCCGAGATGCTCACCGACAGCCTGCGTGCGCTGTACCTGGAGGCCTGTGGTTATGAAACCAAGGTGTTCGAGTTCATCTCGTTGGAGCACACCAACAAGAACAAGATGATTTTGGCGGTGAAGCGGCGGCAGGTGCAGGACAACAGCGCACTGCTCGGCAAGATTGCCGAGCTGAAGGCGTTTTATGGGGTGCAGGAGCATTGCCTGGAAGCGTTGCTGCGCGATGATGGGTTGATTGCTGGCTGAAACCCGCCCCTTGTCCGCAGGGGCTTTCCGGGTTTGAGCGCGAATTTTCCGAAGCTGTTGGTGCCGGGGAAACCCTGCCCTCAATGGGCCTAGGCTGGTTCTGGATGATGCCTGTCGGCGTTTTTGGTTGTCACTTGACAACCTTTTTTCCATGACCATACTGGCGCTCATTCGATGGCCCGCCCCATCCACCCGAACAAGGAAGTCGAAAGCGCCCTCAGGCACGCCGAAGTGCTGGGTTGGCACGTCGTGGCAGGGGGAGGCCATTGCTGGGGGCGCATCTATTGCCCCAACAATGATCGTGAATGTCGCTGCGGCGAGTTCTGCATCACCAGTGTGTGGTGCACGCCGCGCAATCCCGGCACGTTCGCCCGCCAATTGCGCCGGGTTGTGGACAACTGCACATCGGGCCGCGGTCACGCCAATCAACCAGCGGAGCAGCCGTGATGGAATACGAGTTCACCCTCAAGTACCAACTCGCCGACGACGAAGCACCTGAAACCCTGGTGGAGCGCCTGGGCGCTGCAGGTTGTGATGATGCGGTTGTCGGTACCGGCCAGCCAGGCCGCCTGGCGCTGGCCTTTGCCCGGGAGGCCGATAGCGCCTTGGCGGCACTGCAGAGTGCGCTGGATGACGTGCGCAAGGTTCTGCCCCAGGCGCAGTTGATCGAGGCCACCCCCGACCTGGTGGGTTTGACCGACGTGGCGCAACGGGTGGGCGTCACCCGGCAGAACATGCGCAAGCTGATGCTGACCCACTACCGCAGTTTTCCCGCGCCAGTGCATGACGGTGGCACGGCGCTCTGGCACCTTGCCGACGTACTGGCCTGGATGCAGGCGCGTGGAGGTTACCCTGTGGAGCAACCGGTACTCGAGCTGGCTTCGGCCGCCATGCGCGTGAATATTTTCAGCGCTTACGAGCGCCTTGTGCAGTAACGCCAACCAGCAGCTTCAATGACGCGCCGCAGGTACTTCGATCGCCAGTTGCGCGGCACCCAACGGGTGCGTGCTGGCATCGAAAAAGTACAGCGCGGTCCCTTCGAGGTCGCCAAACCTGTCAACGAAATGCTGCTTCTGGTTGATCACCGACGCGTCGCTCAATGGCCGGATGGCAATGACGATGTGTGCAGGCCGCGCTTGACGGATTGCCTCGACCAAGTGCTGGTCGCTGCTGTCCAGGTGCTGGCCGAACAGGCACAACCCTTCACGTTCGCGAGCCAGTTCGCCCAGGCACCAGGACAGGTAGTCCGAGTGGCGGATGGCGCCCAGCTTTTCGTCGCTGCGGCCTTCGTTGACGAACAGCGGCACCTCGCCGGGAATGTTTACCGCAAAGCCGTCGAACAGCTCGGCAGCATCGGCGCTGCGCTGGCGCGTGGTGCCGTCAGGTAGCTTGAGCAAGTGCAGGCCGCCGTGCAGGTGCAGGACCCGGGTGCCGCTGGTGCGGCTGCGGCGAATGTCGAAGAAACCCTGTTCATCGAACTGCTCGGCAAAGCCTTGCGGCGCCTGCTGCACGGCCCAGGGCAGGAGCAGGTCGTAGTTGCTGGTATAGACACTGCGGTAGCCGCGCAGGGCCTGGTTGATGGTGGCCAGCGTCGCTGCCGGCATCAGCGCCCAGGGCAGGTGCACGGTGCGCACGGCGTGAATCAGCGCTTCCTTGATCGAGTAGTAGCGGTTCAGCGGTGCGGTGGAGCTGATCGCCAGGGCGGCGTTGGCCCGCACTGTGTGATTGAGGGTACTGAGTACCGGCTCGAACAGCTCTGTGCCCAGCGACTTGAACAGTGCCTGGTCGCTGACGGCCAGGCCCTTCTTGCGCCCGGCCCGTTGGGCCTCTTCATACAGCGAGAAATAGCCGAACGGCTTCCACAGTGCGCGGCTGGCGCCGTTGCCCAGCAACAGGGCGCTGCTTGGGTGGCGCTGGTTGAGGTCGGCCCAGGCGGGCAGGTGGGCGTCGAGGGCAGGCATCGGCAGGTCCGTTGGCATGGCGGAAAACGCGGGGACTTTAGCATGTCATGGGCAGTGTGCGAGGGTATGGGGGCGGCAGATCAATGTAGGGTCAACGGGGTTGTATTGCCTGTACCGGCCTCATCGCCGGCAAGCCGGCTTCTATAGGCTCAGCATTGGCCTGAAAGTGATGCGTTCCAACCGGACGAAAGAGGACTTCGCCCATGCACAATCGCTTCATGCAATCACTCACCCTCACCTTGTTGCTGGCGGCCACCACGGCTTCGGCCAGCGATGGCAAGG is part of the Pseudomonas fakonensis genome and harbors:
- a CDS encoding helix-turn-helix transcriptional regulator, with the protein product MEYEFTLKYQLADDEAPETLVERLGAAGCDDAVVGTGQPGRLALAFAREADSALAALQSALDDVRKVLPQAQLIEATPDLVGLTDVAQRVGVTRQNMRKLMLTHYRSFPAPVHDGGTALWHLADVLAWMQARGGYPVEQPVLELASAAMRVNIFSAYERLVQ
- the bglX gene encoding beta-glucosidase BglX, producing MKLSLLGLAMGLASQAALAAPTAPPLQDKQVFIDHLLGQMTEAEKIGQLRLISIGPEMPREKIREEIAAGRIGGTFNSRTAPENRPMQDAAMRSRLKIPMFFAYDTIHGERTIFPISLGLAATWDMDAIAKVGRTSAIEASADALDMTFAPMVDIARDPRWGRTSEGFGEDTYLTSKIGQVMVRSFQGSSPANPDSIMAIVKHFALYGAVEGGRDYNTVDMSPVKMYNDYLPPYRAALDAGAGGVMVALNSINGVPATSNTWLMNDLLRKEWGFKGVTISDHGAIQELIRHGVARDGREAAKLAIKAGIDMSMNDTLYGEELPGLLKSGEVSQAELDQAVREVLGAKYDMGLFKDPYVRIGKAETDLADYYGNDRLHRDAARDVARRSLVLLENRNDTLPLKKAGTIALVGPLADAPIDMMGSWAADGRPEHSVTVREGLAQALAGKAKVLYAKGSNVTGDKAMFDYLNFLNFAAPEIINDPRPASVLIDEAVKAAQQSDVVVAVVGESRGMSHESSSRTTLEVPAVQRDLIKALKATGKPLVLVLMNGRPLSIGWEREQADALLETWFSGTEGGNAIADVLFGDYNPSGRLAITFPRSVGQIPMYYNHMRIGRPFTPGKPGNYTSQYFEEPNGPLYPFGYGLSYTKFELSGLKLSQKELKRGGTLQAKVTVKNTGKRDGETVVQLYVQDQSASMSRPVKELKNFQKLLLKAGEARTLTFDISEQDLKFYNSQLQHVAEPGQFNIQVGLDSQDVQQQSFELL
- a CDS encoding TPM domain-containing protein, which codes for MTEYEQRQIAEAIARAERRTDAELVTVLARRADDYPYLPLIWAALLALAIPLLLHRWQGGIGLNGLMLAQMLTFVALCLLLRHPRIAAWLVPAVLRRRRASGLARQQFLELNLQRTAGATGVLIFVSEAERHVEILVDEGIARHLPPRAREQIVARFTEQVCQGHTLQGFVECIEACGELLSEHVPPTHARNELPNRLVILD
- a CDS encoding DUF4917 family protein; this encodes MPALDAHLPAWADLNQRHPSSALLLGNGASRALWKPFGYFSLYEEAQRAGRKKGLAVSDQALFKSLGTELFEPVLSTLNHTVRANAALAISSTAPLNRYYSIKEALIHAVRTVHLPWALMPAATLATINQALRGYRSVYTSNYDLLLPWAVQQAPQGFAEQFDEQGFFDIRRSRTSGTRVLHLHGGLHLLKLPDGTTRQRSADAAELFDGFAVNIPGEVPLFVNEGRSDEKLGAIRHSDYLSWCLGELAREREGLCLFGQHLDSSDQHLVEAIRQARPAHIVIAIRPLSDASVINQKQHFVDRFGDLEGTALYFFDASTHPLGAAQLAIEVPAARH
- a CDS encoding class I SAM-dependent methyltransferase, with translation MSSAISSAAPDARDQFLSLLADALGDASLGKLVLARHVGSDASLQRIIAKPVQIKGEACLQLVYRHQTRDITRNLPLAEVEAFVAAQLPEHFRNAHLFTAAGEVQLAFSKKGKPMLQRHLAQQAPRELAAAGHDREKKRYLELSRPFLRDLGVTDAQGALIPSMSRKWKQINKFIEVFDHALAGAPLASEQLLRVADFGSGKGYLTFAMHDYLRNSLGREAQVTGVELRPEMVELCNGAAARLEHPGLVFECGDVRSVVPEAIEVMIALHACDVATDYAIHTGIRCNAAIIMCSPCCHKQIRPQLHSPGLLQPMLQYGLHLGQQAEMLTDSLRALYLEACGYETKVFEFISLEHTNKNKMILAVKRRQVQDNSALLGKIAELKAFYGVQEHCLEALLRDDGLIAG